AAACAATGATACTAGAATTAGCTTTGCATGTTGCCCAATGTTAAGCTATCTAGCACAAATTTACTTGAAACACatgattttcttcaatttttagaGTGTTGAAATCTTCCAGATGATTATCAACATTGGATTTGCAGGTATGTATTTGTGCCAACAATTTAAGAATTCATTTCTCCAACTTTTTATCATAAGATGGTGCATCATTTTTATGCATATCTGAGAAGTTATAAATATCTAAGGTGTGATGCTAATATGGCATTGATTTTCATAGTCACATGTTATATTCCCTTTTGATTCAAGGTTTCTTCTCTCTGAATTTTGGATTAAACCATGATGTtaaattgataattttatattGCTACTTTTATTCCATTGTATGCACTTCTATTTATCTACTCCCCACTTCAGTACATTAGGGTTGTATCAAATCTGTACCTGTTAGGAATGCAACAGTGTAAATGTTCCTGTGTTTGTCATACATAcagattcattttatttagttaaatAGTTAATAGTGAGCCTACTGTGTTAAATGACTTATTTGTATACTTAAAGTTATCAGTGTTTTTAACAGTGGTGTTTATATTCATGGGCCACCTGATAACAAAGCAGCCTGAAGATGAACAAGTATATGGTGGAGaaataggagagaaagagaagtagacAGGCTTGAATGTTATGCTAAGTGGCAGATCTGAAGAAGTGAGCATGTTGAGGACTAGGCTAATGTTGGTGGCCTGCTTGCCACCAAGGACCAGGATGATGTCAGGTGCTGGTCtgttgccaagggccatgtcAGGGTATGTGATCCTACAGCAGCTGGAGTCTATGTTGATATCAATGACAACAAGAATGTCCAGAGTCTGGGCTACCACCTGTGGTCACTTTGTTATCTGATGGCCATGGCACCACTGGGGTCATATTCATGAGTGGCCTTTAGATGCCAACCAAGAAACATGATGACTTTGCCAGAGCTGCTGCCAaggtcatgtctgggtccacgACTCTGCCACAGCCAGTGTCTGTGATAATGTCCAAGGCTAATGACACTAACTAAGGCCTTGCCAATACCATGGGTCTGGGCTCTGACCTGGGATCAAATGGGTTTCCAAGGGTGATACTACTATGAATGTCATGACAATCCGAGTGGCCCGTGCTGCTACCTGGGGTCATGGTGACATCTGGACCCAAGATGCTACCAggaaccatgtctgggtccatggtcctagtTCAGCTGAGACCTATGTTGATGACTGTGGCTCATGGTAACACTGAAGTACACACAGATGACTGGGGTCTAGGCCACAACCTGTGGCACTGTTGGTATCCAAAGGCAAGCTGCCACTGGGTCCAGGCTAAACTTGGTGGCCTGTATTTCCTTACACAAAGGACTATGGTGTTGTCTGGTCCCAGTTTTCTGTAAAGGGCCATGACTGGGACATATCTGGGTCTGTGACCCAAAAGCCACCAGAATCTGAGTTGCTATCTGGGACTCCTATTACCACCAAAGGCTATGTGAATGCCTGTGTTCTGTGCAGCTAGCTACTCAAGACAATGTCAGTGTCTAAAGAACCTAGTACTACCAGGGCAATACAGATCTGGTTCTTCTTTATTGTTAATCACGGCCATACTGATATTCATGCATCATTTTCTCTCAAAGGCCATGTCtgcgtgtttgtgtgtctgtgtaaatgtctatgtgtatgtgtgtgcatgtgggtgagagagggtgtgtatgtgtgtgtttgtacgtaTGTATGCAGGTATCCTAGGTCTGattccttgaagctggagttaaaggtgtttGTGAGTAACTCAGTGTGGATTCTGGGTTCTGAAGTTTTCTTAACCACCATGTCATCTTAGCAATCCATAGTTTTAAAGAGTCTTTAACATGGGGAtacattttttcccttctttctgagGACTTTAGTTCAAAACGGTGACATTTCAAACACAACAGAGAGGATAGGTGGTGTATTTAAAgcctgaaaataaaagaaagaccaTTCCAGATATTGGAAGACACAGACTGCAGGCACAAAGTACAAATATTATAATATCcaggatatttgtgtgtgtgtgtgtgtgtgtgtgtgtgtgtgtgtgtgtgtgtgtgtgtggctcagaCCGCTTTACCCCCTTAGAAACTTGCAGCCTGTACAAGGCTGCAATTAGATGCAGCTAGCATCCTTAACTCTGAAGCTATCTACAATTGATAAGCATTTGCAAATGAGAAAGCAGCTTTATCCAAGGGAGTCTCTGCAAACCCAGCAGTCAAtgaccaacagaaaatgaactcactTGCATCACTGGAGGTCTTTTGTCATGGAAgagatgttttttaaaacagcaatattgttattcatgtattcattcatttttgtcctatagagtttatatatgtatatatatagtggcTTCCAGGTTTGTGCTTTTATGTGATTCCTGAATATGAACACCAAGTCTCTGCATCTATACGTGTTTCTTGTGTCttgtgttcttttcctttgttcattTTGCCCTATTCCAAtttgtacatttttgttttaccttatattattttattattgtcccCTAGGTGACTGCTCATTTTCTAGTGTGACAcagatgggaggagaggcagagtgGAGCTGGAAGGAGTAGAAGAAGGGAAAACATTCAGGGTCtaaaatatctatatttaatataaacaaaaagcaaagcaacagtaacaataaaaaacaaCCCCAACACAGATACCCTCCTTTACCCAGTAAGATgaaagcctcttttttttttttggacttctGCTATATTGTGTGCAGTGTTAATAGATTTTATCCACTTTCAAATGAAAAACAATCTCATTGCCCTTTTCTCAAATATGCCTTTTCCCCATTGCTCATCGTTTTACTCTGTGgatcattttatttgtatatatgtgtataaagatAGTATTTGGGCTATATCTAGAACTTTAACATAAAATTCAAATGTCAGTTTTTAACCCCGTAGATGTCAGATGATTTCAGTTTCTAGGGTATGGTATCGATTCTGTTCCTTAGACTACTATACTGGCCATATCTTTGCTGGGCCAGGCACATGAATGAAAGGCCACTATCAGTTAGTAGTTTTAAGGGACTCATACAAAATAGAGAATTGGAGATTTTCAGAGAACAGAATTTTTCTTGCTTATGTAACAGGTAGTGCCACACGATTAAAGTGGAATGATTtaacatataattttataaattacataGCCTTTAGATTATGACCATCGGTTTACTTGGTAGTTACCTAATTTAGTGTATTAACCATCAACTCTGCTTGATGACTTTCCCAAGTTTTCTACACTGCACTTAGACATTTTCTAGGAAACAGATTGAACATATTAAAAACTGCACATTTACAAAAAGAAGAACCATGCTGGATACTTTATCTTACAACtgaaacaatttgaaaaaaaaatgacatctataTAGTCACCTTTAGGGAAGAACCAGTAGAGGCAACTAATGTATTGCTTCTCCACTGATGACTCTGAATCATCTTCTGAATAAgattttgctttcaaattttaaCTCTGTGTACTTTTTGAGACAATACAACCTGAAAAGCTAGAGACACAAGACCTAAATATGGAAGCATTCATTgtaataattcatttatttacccCCAAAAATTGATGTTTAATTTTGAACATTGTAGACtgtttaaaaatctataaaacacatttatttatccacagggttttttaaagaaaagtacaTAGTGATGTATTATAATTTCTCAAAGGAACAGAAGCAACACATTAATAGTGTGTGGGAAAGGAAATATGCTGCGAGGTAGGTGACATGTGTTGGTTACAAGGCTATGTAATATGTGCCTTAATGGAACCTTACAATATACAGTTGTCCATATGTTTTTAGAGCTCCCACATGAGATTTACTCAGCAAAGTCTGTCATAACCAACTCTTTTGTATAATCTTTGGATTGATACCCATATATCTTTGTTCCTCAATGTATAGATGATAGGATTCAGGGCAGGTGTGATAGCAAAGTCAGCAATAAACAGGTATTTATCAACTCCTGATGTGGGGAAAGGCCACACATAGAGAAATATACATGgagtaaaaaaaagaacaactacGGTGATGTGTGATGACAGAGTGACAAGTGCCTTGGACAAGTCTCCTGAAGACCTTTTCCAGACAGTGATCAAAATGAACATATAggagagaagaagcaggaagaaggtCCCCATGCTCATGAAGCCACTGTTGGCAGCAATGATAAATTCAAACTTGCCTCCATCAGTGCATGCGAGTTGTATGATCCGGGGGAAGTCACAGTAAAAGCTGTCTATTTTGTTAGGACCACAAAAAGGCAGGTTTATAACAAAAGAGAACTGGGACAGGGCATGGACCACACCAGTGACCCAGCCAACAATTACAAATGAAATGCATAATTTAGGGCTCATGATGGTCAAGTAGCGCAGAGGCTTACAGATGGCTGTGTACCTGTCAAACGCCATGGCTATGAGCAGCACCATCTCCACTCCTCCCATAACATGGATAAAACACATCTGAGTCATACAACTGCGGAAAGAAATTACTCTGTGTTCTTTCAGAAGATCTGAAATCATCTTGGGAACTGTGGTACAAGAAACCCACACATCATTCAAAGACAGGTTGGCCAACAGGAAGTACATAGGTGAATGTAAATGTGAGTCAGCAATTACCAAAATGACAATGAAGAGATTTCCCACAATGATTCCTAAGTAGAGTGCAGAGAACGTCAGCATGAGAAAAACTTTAGTTTTCCAAGAACTAGAGAGTCCTAGAAGCACAAACTCAGAAACCATGGAGTAATTTAGTTGATCCATTGGCGTGGGCAGTTTCAAATCACTTGTTAGGAAATGAGGAGAAATTGTAGCTTAGCTATTAAGGGATATTTTCCACTTGTGGGgctcttttattttctgaatttcaatATCAGGAGAAAAAACTCTGAGTtgtatagcaaaagaaaaaaatgaaaaataataaagttatcaGCATAGTACCCCTAAAGAAACACAAGCATAAATATGGTAGAGGGGGCAAATGGGGTTCCTCCTTTTAATTCTACATTCAGACATTTTCTTTTAGTAGATTTGCTTTTCAGTATTTCTGAATATATTCTATGAACTCTTTTCTAGATGTTTTCAATGTCTAATCACTTCAGGTGACAGAAAATATCCATATAGTGtgttcttgctctcttttgcaaattattatttcatgtatttgcTTCACTGGTGGCAAAATGAAGGTTTTTTTAcccatttcatttatatttatttttataaaattattaaaatattttggcaGACATACATTAGTTATATTCATTCATGGGTGTATTATGATTATGAATACATGCAGAAGTATTAGATATACTGTTTCAGTCTTTCTACCCTCCCACTTTCTCACTTTCAAACCACTATTGATTACTATTATATAGTAATACTGAGTTTTTTTAACATTGCCACACATGATCAAAAGttgtatatattttctctctgtggCATTTCCTTTAACAAAGGGTCTTTCATTTTTATCCATTATCTGCAAATGGCtcaattttttcatttgtttgactAATATTGTATTATATGTTGGCTATTTCAACATGTCACCTATTGTAAATAGTACagtcataaatacataaaagcatGTATCTCTTTGGTATGatgaatttgtttatttaagataAACCCAAGCTAAAATAATGGATAAATATGGCAATTCTAGGCTAAAATTTTGAGGAACATCTATAATTCAATACAGCTGCTACATGATCATTCTCATCATGAATGCATAAAACAGAACTTTTAGCTTATTCTTGAAGAAGATTGGTTACTTTTTATTTGGTAGGTGACACTGTGATTTCATTACAGTTTTGATTAGTGTTTCTCTTGTGGTTTATGATTTaatatagaattttaaatatttttcttgtttttaatgcaTATGATCGTTTGGTCtgtatatctatatgtgtatCACGTATGTACAATTTAcattgaggtcagaagaggacattcaATTCTCTGGCCCTGGTGTTATTACAGTCTATGGGCTactttatgggtgctgggaattgaacatgggtcctctgtaaaagcagcaggTGGTCTTTTCCATTGAGCCATCACAACATCCCCAATATAAATCATTTTCTGTATAGCATTTGGGCATCTATGTTAGAAGtgacattcatttttatttcccatgAATTTTAATTGagattgcttatttttttcaGGGGAGCATTTAGCATtttgattatcttaaatataacAGATAAATGTtcatattattcttttatttgtccttgattttatttatgtatctttttgttttgtgatataAACTCTCCTTCCATTATTTGTGCTTTCACCATATTGTAGTTTTGAAATCCTATCTAAAGTTATGGCTATACCAATGAtagaagttttattattttttcttgtagatttttttttttttacaattcatGTCTTCCTTGTATATGTCTTGCTTTTTTTATACACTTATCATGGACATTCCCTACTCAATtgagatgctttttaaaaaaacatttactttattACACTTATGGTTTTGCTTAGATATCAACATTCCGTGGCTGTAAGGGTAAATATGTTAttggttttaaaattatataccaATACATAGCATTAATTTTGTACTTCTTTTGTGTGAAGATGTTTAGCAATCCCATTAACACTTATAAGATGTAAAATTCTGTGTATGTTGTATATTTTTGATCTGGACTTATatcttataaaaaaataaatctccagaGTTAAAGTGGGATAAAGTGTCAGGGTCAGGACTTACGTTTACAAATTTTAAACACATATTCAATGTTTTTTGTTACAGTACTATGCTACTCTGATTGTTACTTCGACATACACTCTGGTTTCCACAAACATCTTCCAATCAAACAGCCCCCAACTTCTATGTCCTATAGCTAGTATTAACTCATTTAGGATAAGAGTCTCTGGTGTCCCCTAGAACTACTCCTCTCTTGCCAGTCATTCCTCAGCAATCCTCATTGTTTGTTCAGTCAGTCCTACCATCTAATTGCCATAGACACCTTGTTTCTTGAGAGAAACTCTATtcaggctatttttttttctttatcacaaCCGGTTTTCCCTTACTCTTTTCCTGTATTTCTCTACAGGATTCAAGCcctgattttattaatttctctATGTATTCTTCTAAGCCTTTGGCTTCTTGACTTCATGAAATTCTTATAActgctttttttccttcctgttatGACCTTCAATCCAATTTTTAAAGATTGCAGCCTTATCTCACATCAGGAACATTAGGTCtgtttttttaacatgttgtgatatttttattttttattaaaaattggaTATGTATTGCTAAGTCAGTATCTTTCcagaaagtcattttctttcaaaagggAAAAAGACCTTTTAACAGACAAAGTGTTGCTTTGTTCCCAGTTTAATTTTTGAACTTAATACTATTACTATTCTTAAGAGTACAGCAGCTATGATAACTAAAGCCCATGTCCTACATACAGCACAGTGGAAACCTGAACAAAGCCCTGCACTCAGTGCGCATGTTGAGCAACTTCACTGAAGccaacttttatatatttttattttgtgaagtaTTGGTTTCTCCTATTCCAACCCTTAATATTTTATGTGACTCATCCACACTAGACCTGCCCTCCTTAGTTTTTTCAGCAATACAATACTCAGTTTAATTAGTATCTAAGTAATTGGTAAaatatctgaaatttaaaaaaatatatatttccctCAAAAAATAATCTATACAGCTACTATACATGTGTATGACATTTTTTGGGAAGGAGCCCCTGTGGTCTTATGAGAattctcagtttgctttttgagacacagAGAACCTAAAATTATATGAATAAAGCTGTAATCAATTAAACAATAAATTATAATGATAACTGGAATGAACACAGTAAAATTAGATAGTTATGAGTACATTTAAATATGTTAAATGATTTATTGCAAATTTGCTGGAACATGAATGAgtaatataaaaatcataattcTTGCTGGTTgatataaatgcaggcaaatgCTGAATCATGGATTTCTGATAGTTTTATTAAATGTCTTGTAAAAATGTTGCCTGGCTGATTAGAAGATTATAAATTATGACACTTTACAGAATAGACATAGTAAAGGCTATAAGTAcgtgaatctctgtgtgtttaagtgtgtgtgtgctgcacatgTGCAGATATGCACAGAAGCTAGAAGCAGACACTGGATATGTATTCTGGAATTCTTCAAGAGTGGAATATATtctaaaccactgagtcatctcttcagctttgaaagttatttttaaacttcAGGTTAAGTCATATTTTTAAGACCAAAAGTTTCAGAAAACCTGTTCCAGCTTGTAATAGGAAACTTCCTGAAATGATGATAACCCCGTGGATGCTGTAGCCTGAAATGCTTTTCAGCCTCAGTGATGGGAACGTGAGTCACAGTGACTCCACAGGTCAAAGGGAATCACTGAAGGCCAAACCTTTTTAACTCTGATCCTGCCATTCTCTTCCATGTGTCTATAATTAAAGGAAATTAGATGACAAAAGTCAGAATGggatttttacattattttatataattttatttctgaaaatactaAGTAATCAGAAGTAGATTTAGTATTTAAGAATATTGGCTGGGAGAAtagatatttattatataaaataggtTTGTACATTGTTGAATATGTAGTAATTACAAAAAATGTTCCATTTGTAGAGTTATAGAGAAATGCAATATTTAATTCTTGGAGGAAAATAAAAGCTACCTTTTCCTTTAtgactatttttattaaaaaataaattatatgtttattttaaagatcagGTAAACTTTAAACAAGTAAAAATTGTATTATCTATATTAGTCTTAGTGGgtagtaaataaaaatttctctggaaattaaattgttctttttaaaatttcattccccatttatttaattaaacatttttttttcatcatggTAGATCTCCAATTTGGCTTGCTCATTCACATTAGCACAAAGTGTCAAACCTATAATATATAGTAAGGATTGTCTGGCTTCTTGCAGAAACTTTGAGAAATCTAAGTCATAAAGTTGACAGAAGACTCATCAACATGGagatgaacacagacacacacatgcacaaataacaAAAGTCCAACaaaatttacattattattaaaaacatctaaaatattttttgtcaGAGTGCATGTTACACTGTTGATGTCAATAGCTGAGTATATTTAAACTTACTATTTTGATTATGTTCTAAAAGaggaaaaattgaaattatttagaaaatatcaaaatcaAAGGACCCTGAACTCCATTTGAAAGTcattgtgagagagagagagagagagagagagagagagagagagagagagagagagagagagagacggagggagggagggagggagggagagagagagagagagagagagagagagagagagagagagagagagagaatgtgtgtaaaACTGCAGCAAATAAGTCCCAAAACTACTCACTGGAgagaaaatctaaaatatttgtgGTTGGTATTCACATGAGTAACACATTCAGAACTCTAAGATtcatatttag
The Microtus pennsylvanicus isolate mMicPen1 chromosome 2, mMicPen1.hap1, whole genome shotgun sequence DNA segment above includes these coding regions:
- the LOC142844310 gene encoding olfactory receptor 4F21-like; translated protein: MDQLNYSMVSEFVLLGLSSSWKTKVFLMLTFSALYLGIIVGNLFIVILVIADSHLHSPMYFLLANLSLNDVWVSCTTVPKMISDLLKEHRVISFRSCMTQMCFIHVMGGVEMVLLIAMAFDRYTAICKPLRYLTIMSPKLCISFVIVGWVTGVVHALSQFSFVINLPFCGPNKIDSFYCDFPRIIQLACTDGGKFEFIIAANSGFMSMGTFFLLLLSYMFILITVWKRSSGDLSKALVTLSSHITVVVLFFTPCIFLYVWPFPTSGVDKYLFIADFAITPALNPIIYTLRNKDIWVSIQRLYKRVGYDRLC